One Ilumatobacter coccineus YM16-304 genomic window, AAGAACGCCTCGAGCGTGAAGAGCGCGGCAACGAGGCCCGCAAGAAGACGCTGGCCCGCGAACTCGAATGGGTTCGCATGGGCACCAAGGCCCGCCAGGCCAAGGGCAAGGCGCGTCTCAACGCCTACGAGAAGCTGCACGCCGAGGCCAAGGCCGCCGAGCAGCAGAGCTCCGAGTTGCAGATCACCATTCCGGCCGGGCGTCGTCTGGGCGACAACGTCATCGAGGTGAAGAACCTGTCGAAGGGCTTCGGCGACAAGCTGCTCATCGACGACCTGTCGTTCTCGCTGCCCCCGGCCGGCATCGTCGGCATCATCGGCCCGAACGGTGCAGGCAAGTCGACGCTGTTCAAGATGCTCGCCGGCCGCGAGGCTCCCGATTCGGGTGAGATCAAGATCGGCGAAACGGTCGATCTGTCGTACGTCGACCAGGACCGCGACGACCTCGATCCCGACGCCACCGTCTACGACGAGATCACCGGCGGCGGCGAAGTCCTCGACGTCGGCGGCCGCGAGATCCACGGCCGCGCCTACGTGTCGAGCTTCAACTTCAAAGGCACCGACCACGGCAAGCGGGTCGGCGACCTCTCGGGTGGTGAGCGCAACCGCGTCCACCTCGCCAAGTTGTTGAAGTCGGGCGGCAACGTGCTGCTCCTCGACGAACCGACCAACGACCTCGACGTCGACACGCTGCGTGCGCTCGAAGCCGGGCTCGAATCGTTCCCGGGTTGCGCCGTGGTCATCTCCCACGACCGCTGGTTCCTCGACCGCATCGCCACGCACGTGCTGGCGTTCGAAGGCGACAGCCAGGTGCGCTGGTTCGAAGGCAACTTCAGCGAGTACGAGGAGCGACGCAAGCAAGAACTCGGCCACGCCGCCGACACCCCGACCCGCATCAAGTACAAGAAACTCAACTGAGCGTCACCGCTGGTGCCGGGCACCAGCGGTGACGACCGGTCGGCTGGCCCGGTGCTCATCCGTCGGTGGTGTACCCCACCACGTCGACGGCGAGATGGGTCTCGGCCGAGCTGTAGATGCAGATCTGGCCGGCCGGATCACTGAGTGCCACGAACACGGCGTTCGAGGTCACCGACCCGGCCGCGTAATTGACGCTCGCCGCGTTCGGCCGTTCGCCGCACGGATAGACGGTCGCGAACCCGTTCGTCGACGGCGCGATGGTCGCGATGTTCAACATCACGCCCCTCGCGCCGCCGGGAACCGAGCCACGACCGGCCACGGGGATGAAGCTCATCGTCGCTCCGGCCGGCAGTCGAACTCCTGCTTCGTTCGCCCGGTCGACGGTCTGTTCACCGGGACGGGTCTCGACGAAACGTTCGGGATTGATCGAGACCAGCGAGCTGGTCGCCGGGACGAACGCCGACACGTCGACGATCACGTCGGTCTCACCGCTCGTGTACAGACACACCATGCCGTCGTCACCGAGTCGTGCCAGCGCAAGGTTGTTGGTCGCGCTCCCGGCTGCGGCGTTGAGGTTGGCGGCGACCGGCCGCTCCTCGCCACACGGGAAGGCGGTGACGAAGACCTGCCGGCTCGGGCGGACGGCCGTGATGTTCATCATGACGGCGCTGGCGTCGTCGGGAACACTCCCCCGCCCGGCCACCGGGAGTTCGATCACTCCGGTCGGCGCCCGTCCTTCGCCCTCCTGCTCGCCGTCGACCGTGCCGTCGGCCTGCCCGGTCCGCGTCTCGAGGAACCGCTCGGGGACGATCGAGTCGATCGACGCCTGCGCCGGGACGAAGCCGTTGACGTCGAC contains:
- the ettA gene encoding energy-dependent translational throttle protein EttA, producing the protein MAHEFIYQAYKLKRVYPPDKTVLENISLSFYPGAKIGVLGSNGAGKSSLLKIMAGLDDGFQGEARLTAGFSVGYLAQEPQLDPEKDVKGNVMDGVAEVQSIIDEYNEVMAKWADPDADYDKIGKQQAVLEDKIAATDAWSLERNVEIAMDALRCPPDDADVTVLSGGERRRVALCRLLLSRPDLLLLDEPTNHLDAESVDWLERFLADYTGTVVAITHDRYFLDNVAKWILELERGKGLPFEGNYSSWLEQKQERLEREERGNEARKKTLARELEWVRMGTKARQAKGKARLNAYEKLHAEAKAAEQQSSELQITIPAGRRLGDNVIEVKNLSKGFGDKLLIDDLSFSLPPAGIVGIIGPNGAGKSTLFKMLAGREAPDSGEIKIGETVDLSYVDQDRDDLDPDATVYDEITGGGEVLDVGGREIHGRAYVSSFNFKGTDHGKRVGDLSGGERNRVHLAKLLKSGGNVLLLDEPTNDLDVDTLRALEAGLESFPGCAVVISHDRWFLDRIATHVLAFEGDSQVRWFEGNFSEYEERRKQELGHAADTPTRIKYKKLN